The genomic DNA TCGTAGTCCAGCGGCGTATCGAATTGCGAAGGTGGCACCCAGGCGCCCAACGGCCCGCCCACTTGCGCGGCCTTCAGCGGCCGACCGCTGGCGGTTCCACCGCCGTAACCTTCCACCAACTCTCGCAGGCTCAGGCCGAAGGCGCGTTCCACCAGGCCGCCGTGACGGACGTTGCCGGCCAGTTGGAACGGCATCGTGCCCAGGGAGCGGCCCATGCCAAAGTCGCGATAGAACTGCGCGCCCTTCTCCAGGATGATCGGCACCGAAGTCAGGGTCAGCACGTTATGCACCAGCGTCGGCAACCCGAACAGGCCTTGCAGCGCCGGCAGCGGCGGCTTGGCGCGCACTGTGCCGCGCTTGCCCTCGAGGGATTCCAGCAGCGCCGTCTCTTCGCCACAGATATAGGCACCGGCGCCGACCCGCACGTCCAGCTCGAAGGTGTGACCACTGCCGCCGACGTTCGCCCCCAGGTAACCGGCCTCACGGGCGATGTGCAGCGCGTCGTTCAGCGTACTGACCGCGTCCGGGTACTCCGAGCGTACATAGATATAGCCCATCGTCGCGCCTACGGCGATGCCAGCGATGATCATGCCTTCGATCAGCAGGAAAGGGTCGCCTTCCATCAGCATGCGGTCGGCAAACGTGCCCGAGTCGCCTTCGTCGGCGTTGCAGACCACGTACTTCTGCGGCCCCTGAGCATCGCGCACAGTGCGCCACTTGATGCCCGCCGGGAACGCCGCGCCACCCCGGCCGCGCAGGCCAGAATCCAGCACGCTGGCGACGACATCCGCGCCATCCATCTGGATGGACCGGGCCAGGCCCAAGAAGCCACCCCGGGCACGGTAGTCGTCCAGGGACAGTGGTTGCGTAATGCCGGCGCGAGCGAACAACAGGCGCTGTTGGCTCTTGAGATAAGGAATTTCCTCCACCGGCCCCAGGGCCAGCGGATGGCTGCCGGGATCGCCTGCCAGCGCATCCAGCAGGCCCGGCACATCGGCCGGCGTGACAGGGCCGAAGCCCAGCCGGACGCCGGCGTTATCCAGCTCCACCAGCGGCTCCAGCCAATAGAGGCCACGGGAACTGGTGCGCAACACCGTCAGCGGCAGTTGGCGACGTTCAGCCTCACGGACCAATGCATCAGCCACCTTGTCCGCGCCCACGGCACGGGCCACCGAATCGCGGGGGATACAGAGCGTCAGCATGCGCCCTCCTCCATGCAGTCATTCACCAACTGACGCAGACGCTCGGGCGTGATCCGGGCATGCAACTCCCCGTCCAGTTCCAGGGCCGGCGAGCAGACGCAGGCGCCCAGGCAATAGACCGGCCGCAGGCTGATGCTCCCATCGGCGCTGGTGCCATGGTCGTCCAGCGCCAATTGCTCGCGCAACTGCGCAGCCAGGGCTTCGGCGCCCATGCTCTTGCAGGATTCGGCCCGGCACAGGCGCAGGGTATGGCGCGCCGGCGGCGTAGTGCGAAAATCGTGGTAGAAACTGATGACCCCGCGCACTTCAGCCAGGCTGAGGTTCAGGGCGTGGGCGATCTCCGGGACCGCGCTGTCGGGGACATACCCGCAGCCTGCCTGGATGGCATGGAGAATAGGCAGCAAGGCACCGGGGGTGTCCTTTTCGCGCGCTAGCACGCTATGGATCAAAGGCAGGTGAAGCGTCTCATCGGGCATAAAGTACCTCGGCATCTCGAACGCCACCGCCGCATAGCGGCAGCCGTCCGGAGTCTTGGCTGCGGCGTCCGGCCCACGTCACGGTAGCGTGGCACATCCGATCGCCATTCTCGCTCTCCGGCCAGTGTCTTGGCGCACTTGGTCCGGGGCATCCTCACAGCTTGCCACTCCCGGGGGTTGGCGATTGCACATGGACGACGAAACGTGTTCTGAAAGCGACTAGGCGTAAAAAGTTGTTCTGTGTCCGCGGGAGGTGAAATACACAAGTGATTGTAGGCGACGCGCAGCGATCGGTGGCTATTGGCCGTTTTCCTGACTGCCAGCGTGGCGAGTGCTTTGCTGGATCACAACATAAGGTTACAACACTATATATATGTATCGTTTTACAGCGATCAATCTCGCCATGATTCAGGAGGACAACAACCTGACACCAGAAGGAATCCTGGAATGCTACGCAAGCAGCTTTTAACGTACTCATTACTGCTCTTATCACTTACAGCAAACTTCCATACCTTGGCAGAAGAATACTATTGGACGATTCAGCAAATCCCGGAACACCTCCAAGAGCGACAGCCCTCACCCGAATTGGCTTGTAGATGGTTACATGAAGAGTATGAAGAAATCTGGAATTACACACCTGCGGTAGCCACGGAGGACGATCACATCTGGCATTGCCACATGATATATGGCAAGGATCCGTTAAACGACTCTTATGGCGCAGTAGCCATTCTCCGCAGCGGCAACACATGTAGCGAAAACCAACAATTCAATAAGACCTCAGGCCAATGCGAGGCTCAAGGCGTCGACAGTGGCTGCCCCTTGAGCCTGGCGGGAAACCCAATAAATTTCGCGACAGGCTACAAAATACAAACAGAAAACGATTACTCAACTGTGCATTCACACCCAAGCGCAAATCCACTCGATTTTTCAAGATTCTACAGAAGCGTTGATGGAGTATGGCGGCATAGTTATTCGTCTAGGCTCAGCCTCGAAGAAAACTTGATCACGCTTATTAATCTTGATGGAAGTCGATCCTTTTTTGAAAAAAAGGGAACGTCTTATGAGGCTAGGCCACCCGAAACAGGAACGCTCGTCTATCAGTCGGACCGTTGGAGCTATCACGCCCCCAATAATCGCTCACTTGAATTTGATAGTAACGGAAGGTTAATTGCGCTTATTAAATCAGGTAGCGAGCTGAGCATTGCCTATTTAGACAACATTGCGACCGTCACTGATGGCTTCGGCAAAACCTTAAAATTTACCGAGGACACGTTAAAACAACCTCTTATCGTTACTGCGGGCGACGTAAGCATTAGCTATACCTACAACAATTACAAACAGCTAACCTCCATGACCAAAACCTATCCGACCCATACGGAGAATAAACAATACCTCTACGAGGACCCGAAAGATAGCAGACTGCTGACCGGCATTATTGATGAGCGCGGGGTACGTTATGCCACATGGACTTATGATGCTCAAGGGCGCGCCATTACGAGTGAACACGCGACGGGTATAGAAAAAATCTCTGTCGGCTACAACCCTGACGGGTCATCGACGGTAATCAACGCACTGGGTAAAGAAACACGATATCAATTCGAATTGATTCAAGGTGTCAAACGCATAAAATCTATTGCAGGTCTTCCATCGGCCAACTGTCCCGATAGCAACTCAACTTTCACCTACGACACCCGCGGTCGGCTGACAACAAAAACAGACAACAATGGCAATATAACCACCTATCTCTATAACGACCGAGGCCTGGAGATCTCTCGCACGGAAGCGAGCGGCACTTCTCAAGCAAGAACGATCACCACCGAATGGCACCCGACGCTGTATTCCCCAGTGCGCATCAACGAAGCGGATCGCTCCATTCAATACACCTATGACACTCAAGGGCGCCAGCTCAGTAAAACAATCATTTCACGTTAATTCAGAAGGATCTGAATATGAATACATTGACAGGCAAGGTTGCTCTGTTCGCTCTCGCTTTGGGCGGAACCATTACCACCCTTCCTCTTTGCCAAGCTGCCGAACGTGGTTGGTCGTTCACCTATAATACCCAGGGGCAGCTGGGGTCGTCAGATGGGCCCCGAACAGATGTAAGTGACATTACCCGCTATGAATACGATGCCAAAGGACATCTGGCACGCATTATCAACGCGCTCGGGCATACCACCACATTTTCCAACTTTGACGCCGCCGGCAACCCTAAGACAGTTGTCGATTCCAATGGTGTTATTACAAACCTGACCTATGCACCACAAGGCTGGGTGAGGTCGCTGAGTACCGCTACCGGCACTGTTCGCCTTGAACACAATGCCGTGGGCGACATCACCAAGATCATTCGCGCAGACAATAGCTGGTCGACTTACACCTGGGACGACGCAAGGCGGCTCATTCGAGTGACCAATAACGCAGGGGAACAGATCGAATTTGATCTCGACCCGATGGGGAACCGGACTGCGGTACGGATCAAGGACAAGGCCGGTCATCTGACCAGACAACATCAATGGGTGTATGACGAACTGGGGCGCTTGCTGCGTTCAGTGGGTGCTGCCGGCCACACAAGCCGGACACAGTACGACCTCAACGATAATCCGATCGCGCTGACCAATCCTCGCAATCACAGCCATCAACGGGCCTTTGACTCACTGAACCGATGGGTGACGAATACTGACCCGCTTAATGGCATCACTCAACTTGAGTACGACGTTCAAGATAACCTCACGCAAGTCCGCGACCCACGTGGTGTAACCACTCAATATCAATACGACGGCCTGGGAAACCTGACGCGGGTGAACAGCCCTGACAGCGGCGCCACTCACTACCAGCACGATGCCGCAGGCAACGTGACGCAACAGGTGGACGCGCGTGGTGTGGTCACGACTTTTACCTACGATGCGCTCAATCGCCTGACCGCCCGCCGCTATCCGACGAACCCGGCACTGGACGTTCAGTTCCACTACGATTCGATTGCCGCCGGTAACAAAGGCATCGGCCGACTGACAGCCGTGGAGGACGTCAACGGGGTACTGAATTACACCTACGACGCCCAAGGCAACGTTACAGCCCAGCGGCAAACAGCGCCCGCAAACACAGCGACTCAGCCAGAACAAATCGGCTATGGATACGATGTCGCCAATCGGTTGAGCAGGATCGATTATCCAACAGGTTTCAGCATCGTCTACTCGCGCAACACCACAGGACAAATCAGCCAAGTACAAATTCGGCAGGGCACGGGGCAGCCGGCCGCGTTCGCCAGCAACATCACGTATCAACCTTTCGGTCCGCTTAAAAACCTGACCTGGGCCAACGGGACTACGCTTCAACGTACCTACGATCTGGACCACCGGCTGACCGCTCAAACCGTTGCAGGCCAGAGCAACGCCTATACCTACGACGGCCAGGGAAACATGACTCAAATGCAACGCGACTCAGTCGACAACCATGGCTACAGCTATGACCCGCTGGATCGCCTGATAGGAGAATCTACTGCTTTCAACCGGATGACTTACGTTTATGATCCCGCGGGTAACCGCACCCGAAAAGCGCTCAGCACGTTGATTGACGGCGAGTTGCGTGTCACCGCTGGCACGTCTTATCAATATGGGGCGAGCAACAATCGGTTGACGCAGGCAGGCACCCACTCGGTAGACTTCGACGCGGCAGGCAACCTGACCGCAGACCGCGCCAATCGTCAGTTTTCCTACGACGAGCAGAATCGCCTGAGCAAAGTGAAAATCAAGGGTGCTGTCAAGGCTCGGTTCCGCTACAACGCTTTCGGCCAACGAACCAAAAAAATCACCTCCCAAGGCACTACAACATTTATCTACGGGTTGAGTGGTGAACTTCTTGGCGCGCACGTATTCGATAACCAAGGCAAGAAGCTGAGCAGTCAGTTTTATATCTGGCTCGAAGGGGTGCCCTTGGGCGGGATCAGTGTGAGCTACGGTGCAACGGGCGCGCCAGCAAACAGCGCCGCGTTCTACCTCCATAGCGACCACCTCAACACACCGCGAATCGCAACGAACGCGGCGCGAACAAAGATATGGGAGTGGGTTTCCGATGCATTTGGTACAAAGGAAGCCAGCGGACAACTGGAAATCAACCTGCGCTTTCCCGGTCAGTACTACGACGTCGAGACTGGACTCCACTATAACTATTTTCGTGATTACAACCCGAAAACTGGACGCTACATGCAGAGCGATCCGATTGGTTTGGCGGGTGGGCTTAACACCTACAGTTATGTAAATGGCAACCCGCTGAAATACGTTGACCCGTTAGGTTTGGAATCTATTTTTGAGTGGTCCGCAAAAGCTGAAACCGAAGCGCAAAATAGTAAATTGCCTGGCATGCACAATGGGCCTCAAGATGCATATAGACATTGTGTTGCATCCTGCATGATTGCCTCATCGAACTGGGGAGAAACGGTAAGTCAGCTAGCAGGCTGGGCAAATGAAATATCAAATTTCGGGCAAAATCCCAGCGAAAGAGCCATGGATGACTTTAACAACCAAGCGGGCATATGCGCAGCCAAGGGCAACAACTCTCCTGAAAACTGCCCCCAAAACTGCATGACATTTCTTAACAATGGAATCTTAAGGACAGAGGCAAGCTCTGAAGGTGCATACTATTAATACCTTTCTTAAACTCTCGAAAACATCAGCAGCACTGATTGCTCTGGTGACTGTGGTTTTTGCTACCATTGGACTCAGATACCAAGAACCCGTGAACATTGAACGGGCTTGCGCGGACTCTCCACCCCTGCTAATAAACAACTTCAATAGCTGCAGCTTTGTTGATCAGACTTTGAGCCTCCTTGAAACGGAAGGCTACAAGCTTGTAATTCTAGAAAACTCAGAAAAAAACAGTGGTCTTCTGCGAAAAAAATTCTCTTTAAAAATATTTGAAGTACCCAACTACAAAATAGATAACAGCACCGGCCCTGCGCAATTCAGCTTTATAAATGGACGATTATTTGCCATCTCCTACTTTCCGAAAGCATCAGACGCCGTATTCGAAAGGCATCCAGCAAGTAAATCCGAGGCACTGACTGTAAAACACCTGACCAACCACCAAGGATTGAAATACATATCATGGTCAAACAATTACCTTGAAACCTATATAACTTGGTGGATATCGAGGTTCTCATAAAGGCTAGCATGTGAGTTACTAAACGTTACGGCTTGCCCCAAGCCGTAACGTTTCTTTAGAGGTATTTGAGCGCCCGGTTTCAACGCAGCAGCAGTTCTTACCAGCCCATGGATCGCCAAGAAAAAAGAACTTCCGCCTCGCCACAAAGCAACACATCCTGACCAGAATACCCACGCCGAAATGACCTATCCATCTACCCTCGCTTAAGCTTCCTGAACACCTGCGGCTCCCAAACTCGCATCGCCAGCAACAACGCAGTCCCACGTTTCTCTGACAGCGGCGCGCTCAACGATTCGTTGTGAAGCGCCGCCAGTTTGCTGCGCAACTTGTGGATTTCGACTTGCAACTGGGCGTAAGCGGGCTTGGTCAGCATGCCATGGGCAAAGTGCAGGGTTTCATCGGGGGCGTCGAATCGGCTCGCCATGAAATCCGGCAAACCCTGGCGCAGGAAGAACCCTCGGATAGGGCCGTCCGGTAGCCAATCGAAATCCCGCGCGACCAGCAACCTGATGCGATTTCCCGGCTTCAGGTCGGCCAGGCCCATCCGCTCCAACACCAACAAATGCTTGATGCACTCGGCTTTTGACACGCAGTAGGCAGACACCATGTCTTCCAGTGACCAGTGATTCAGCGCACACACCGCCACCAGCAGCAGCTTTTCGTCTGAGACCAGTTGCGCTTCCTGTTCACGTGTCAGCATGTGCAGGCGCGGGGTCGATCGCTCTGCCTCCTGAAGCAGTTCCGCCATCGTCAGGCCCAGCAAATCACAGAACTGGGCAAGGCGTTCGAGCGTCAGGCGACCGCTGGCCAGCAGACGCTTAACACTGGGCTCCGACAGGTCGAGCGCTTGGGCAACGTCCCGATAGGTCATGCCGGCGGCCTTGAGGCGTTGCTTCAGGGTGGAGATGAGTTGAGCAATCTGGGTCATAAGTATTGATATCCGATACCGTTGGTATCAGCTTAGCGAAATACGCACGAACAAGTTGCGAATTACGCAACCCCCTCCCCATGCTTGAAGCTCAACAGAGCCGAGAGGTCAGCATGTTCAGCAAAAATGCAGCGCACGTTTCTCCAACATCAGGCGGACCCTCCATGGGCGATCTGCAGATTGGCGATATGGTGTTCATCCGGGTCACCGCGCGCCCCTTCCTGGAGGTCGCCAACGCGACGAACTCGTGGACGAACCATGTGGGCGTGGTGGTCGACAACCATGGCGGTGAGCCGTTGATTGCAGAAAGCACGTTTCCGCTTTCGCGCACCACCTCGCTCACCCGGTTTATCAAGCGCTCCGAGCATGGACGCTGCACAGTGGCGAGGCTCACGCAGCCACTCACCGACACGCAACGCAAGGCGCTTCAGAACGCCGCCGATCATCGGCTGGGTACGTTCTATGACACCGGCTTCAACATAAGCTCGCGGCGCCAGTTCTGCTCTCGTTTCGTGCGTGAGGTGATCGATGAAGCGACGAACATCCAGCTCGGTGAGGTGGAGACGTTCGCGACCTTGCTGCAAGATAATGCCGATCCGAACCTGGCCTTCTGGCGGCTTTGGTATTTCGGCCGAGTTCCTTGGCAACGTCGTACCGTCACGCCGGCCAGCCTGCTTCAAAGCCCGGACGTGCGTGTCATTTTCGATTCACAACTGAGTGACACCGCATGACCAACGATGCACAGGTGTTTGACCCTTCAAGATCGTCGCCCTGTCTCACCCGGCGCAGCCTGCTTCAGGCAGGCATGACCGGGGTTGCCTTCGGCGTGCTGTCGCCTTGGTCGTCCTGGGCAGCCTCTTCGGGCGTCCTGGTCAACGATGTGACACTGCTCAACCCGGTCTGGGTGAATCGCCTGCTGGCTCCGCGCACCACCGATGAGATCCGCCAGGCGTTGGCCCTGTGGGCAGGCCCGGTGAGCATCGGTGGTGGCCGCTACAGCATGGGTGGACAGATTGCCACCGAAGACAGCCTGCACCTCGATATGCGTCAGTTCAATCAAGTCATCCGCTATTCGCCTGAGCACAAGGTCATACGCGTACAGTCAGGGATGCGCTGGCGCGACCTTCAGACCGTCATCGACCCGGACGATCTTTCGGTAAAGATCATGCAGAGCTATGCCAACTTCACCGTCGGTGGGGCGTTGTCAGTCAACGCTCATGGGCGTTACGTCGGTGCCGGCCCGATGAGCAACTCGGTACGCGCCCTGCAACTGGTGCTCGCCGACGGTTCAGTCGTGGAAACCTCTCGCAGCACAAATACCGACCTGTTTCACGCAGCCATCGGTGGCTATGGCGCGATGGGCGTCATCACCGAAATCGAATTGGACCTGGCATCCAACGTCACGATGGAGCGCCAGGTACACCACATGCCGGTTGCCGATTACCCCAAGTTCTTCAATGACCAGATCCGCGGAAACGACCAGGCAATCCTGCACAACGCCGATCTGGCGCCGCCCTATTTTGACCAAGCCACCGCCATCACCTGGTGCACCACGGAAAAAGCGCTGACCGTCGAAGATCGACTGGTTGCACCAGGGCAATCGTACACATTCGATCAAACCATCCTGTGGGGCGTGGCCAGACTCCCCGGCGGCCCGTTGATTCGCAAGGATGTGGTCGATCCATTGCGCTACCTCAGCCACCCGGTGGTACGCCGTAATTACGAGGCTAGTCGGGACGTCGCCTCCCTCGGACCGATCGCTACACGCAACAGCACCTACGCGTTGCAGGAATATTTTGTACCGGTGGCCCACCTCAACGCATTTGTCATACAAATGGCCGATCTACTCAAGGCCCATGACGTCGATGCCATCAACGTCTCCATCCGGCATGCGCCACCTGCCCCTGACTCGTGCCTGTCCTGGGCACGGGAGGAAGTTTTTTCATTCGAACTTTATTACTGGCAACACGTTGGCGTGGCTGACCGCGAGAAGGTCAGCGTATGGACACGCGAACTGATCGATATTGCCCTGGCGTTTGGGGGCACCTACTACCTGCCCTATCAGTTGCATGCAACACGAGAACAGTTCTCCCGGGCCTATCCCGGCGCACAACGATTGTTCGCACTCAAAGCACGGTTCGATCCGCAGAAGCGATTCCGGAACAAGCTCTGGGATAAGTATTACGTGGGATAGCGCGGCCGAAGAACAGGGGCCAGTCCACTGATCCATTCCCACAACAAGCCTCGACTGCCGTCACGCCACAAGGCGCCAAATCATCACTATGCTACCCATCAGGGCGATGAGTCAGGAACGACCAGCCGATGCGTTCTATCAAGGAGACGGGATGATGCAGGAAGCAACCACTGGACTCGAAAAGCAGATCGATGTTGCAACAAAACTGCTCTCCCTCTGCGCCAAAATCGGATTACTGATTGGCGGCACGTGCATTGTCAGTTATCTCTTGGGCAACGGCCATTACCCACAGGGCGTCTCCATTGGAGACAGTATGTTATTTCTGGTCGCGGCGTTTTGCTTTGGGCTGGTGTGTGTTTATTTTTCAGTCTCCGTCACCGCGGCCGGGGTGTTGCTTTCCCCGTTCTTCATTCCCGCGCTTAGAGGCTTCGCCTGGCTACATGGAAAAGTCACCCGTAAAAAAACCATACTGGAATTCAAACGACCGAAAATTACATTCCTCTCGGTGTTTTTTGGAATATGCGGCGCAGTGACCATTTATCTCCTTACCCGCAGAAGCCCCTTGGAACACATCCCGCTTATCCTTCTGCCCGTTTTTCAGTACATCGTTTACTCAGCCTATCTGGAGCAGAACAAGAAAATAAAAGCAGCGCTTGAGGTCGGCGGTTCGGAACATCATGAGCACAAGCCCCACGCAGAAATGAAACCCTTGAAAAAAACCAGGGCGATGATTGTCTGTGTCATCCTCCTGACGCCCATGCTCATGGGTGGCGTGACCTCGGACTTGCTGCAAGCGGCCATGCGCTTCGCGCAAATACGCATAGAAAGGGCCACGATTCTGGTGAAACCGCCTTACGCCAACCTGTTGCCAGCCCCTAAGGATTCCCCGCTGGAAAACTACAAACGCTTTGAAAATGCGACGGTGATTTTCCGAGGCGTGGGCAACTCGACGCTCATTGAAATGCGCACCGAAGAAACGGCGATCCGGTTGGAGATTCCAAATGACTCGATCATCATCGAGCGCCGGGTGAAGCCCGTTGCCAACATCAGGAAAAATCCTGAGAAAACCGAAAGCTGATACCATCCAAACATTGACACGCTGAGCAGAACGACATGAATCGCCGCAAGAAAATAAACCAGTTATTGAAGGCTAACGCCAAAAAGGCCAGTGCCAAGCTGGCACCCAAAAGCAAGAATCAGTACATCAGTAAAGCCGACCGACTGAAACTGGCGGCTGAAACCAGTGACGCGCCCATCACGCTCCCGGAAAGCTGATCCACGTCGCTTAAGCTCCATCCTCAGGCCGTTTTACACGTTAACCAGGCGCTCCAGAAAAGACTGCTGAAGAACCGGGTAGCACTGCCGAATCCTGCATCACTCAACAGTTTTTGAACTGCGGCCTCGGAATGTGGAGGATCGGCACCTTGAAGAATTTTCCCAAGCTTGACCGTCACTTCTTCCGGGCTGGCGCCATGCTGTCGCCACCGTTGCCCCCAGGCCGCGAGGAGTAACGGCTGGCTGGCATACGCATATTGGTTTGCGGCGACAATCAGCGGCGCGCCCGGCTTCAGATGTACCTGGATGGACCGTAATATTTTCAGCT from Pseudomonas beijingensis includes the following:
- a CDS encoding RHS repeat-associated core domain-containing protein: MNTLTGKVALFALALGGTITTLPLCQAAERGWSFTYNTQGQLGSSDGPRTDVSDITRYEYDAKGHLARIINALGHTTTFSNFDAAGNPKTVVDSNGVITNLTYAPQGWVRSLSTATGTVRLEHNAVGDITKIIRADNSWSTYTWDDARRLIRVTNNAGEQIEFDLDPMGNRTAVRIKDKAGHLTRQHQWVYDELGRLLRSVGAAGHTSRTQYDLNDNPIALTNPRNHSHQRAFDSLNRWVTNTDPLNGITQLEYDVQDNLTQVRDPRGVTTQYQYDGLGNLTRVNSPDSGATHYQHDAAGNVTQQVDARGVVTTFTYDALNRLTARRYPTNPALDVQFHYDSIAAGNKGIGRLTAVEDVNGVLNYTYDAQGNVTAQRQTAPANTATQPEQIGYGYDVANRLSRIDYPTGFSIVYSRNTTGQISQVQIRQGTGQPAAFASNITYQPFGPLKNLTWANGTTLQRTYDLDHRLTAQTVAGQSNAYTYDGQGNMTQMQRDSVDNHGYSYDPLDRLIGESTAFNRMTYVYDPAGNRTRKALSTLIDGELRVTAGTSYQYGASNNRLTQAGTHSVDFDAAGNLTADRANRQFSYDEQNRLSKVKIKGAVKARFRYNAFGQRTKKITSQGTTTFIYGLSGELLGAHVFDNQGKKLSSQFYIWLEGVPLGGISVSYGATGAPANSAAFYLHSDHLNTPRIATNAARTKIWEWVSDAFGTKEASGQLEINLRFPGQYYDVETGLHYNYFRDYNPKTGRYMQSDPIGLAGGLNTYSYVNGNPLKYVDPLGLESIFEWSAKAETEAQNSKLPGMHNGPQDAYRHCVASCMIASSNWGETVSQLAGWANEISNFGQNPSERAMDDFNNQAGICAAKGNNSPENCPQNCMTFLNNGILRTEASSEGAYY
- a CDS encoding FAD-binding oxidoreductase, producing the protein MTNDAQVFDPSRSSPCLTRRSLLQAGMTGVAFGVLSPWSSWAASSGVLVNDVTLLNPVWVNRLLAPRTTDEIRQALALWAGPVSIGGGRYSMGGQIATEDSLHLDMRQFNQVIRYSPEHKVIRVQSGMRWRDLQTVIDPDDLSVKIMQSYANFTVGGALSVNAHGRYVGAGPMSNSVRALQLVLADGSVVETSRSTNTDLFHAAIGGYGAMGVITEIELDLASNVTMERQVHHMPVADYPKFFNDQIRGNDQAILHNADLAPPYFDQATAITWCTTEKALTVEDRLVAPGQSYTFDQTILWGVARLPGGPLIRKDVVDPLRYLSHPVVRRNYEASRDVASLGPIATRNSTYALQEYFVPVAHLNAFVIQMADLLKAHDVDAINVSIRHAPPAPDSCLSWAREEVFSFELYYWQHVGVADREKVSVWTRELIDIALAFGGTYYLPYQLHATREQFSRAYPGAQRLFALKARFDPQKRFRNKLWDKYYVG
- a CDS encoding DUF2986 domain-containing protein translates to MNRRKKINQLLKANAKKASAKLAPKSKNQYISKADRLKLAAETSDAPITLPES
- a CDS encoding YebB family permuted papain-like enzyme, encoding MGDLQIGDMVFIRVTARPFLEVANATNSWTNHVGVVVDNHGGEPLIAESTFPLSRTTSLTRFIKRSEHGRCTVARLTQPLTDTQRKALQNAADHRLGTFYDTGFNISSRRQFCSRFVREVIDEATNIQLGEVETFATLLQDNADPNLAFWRLWYFGRVPWQRRTVTPASLLQSPDVRVIFDSQLSDTA
- a CDS encoding DUF6531 domain-containing protein, which produces MLRKQLLTYSLLLLSLTANFHTLAEEYYWTIQQIPEHLQERQPSPELACRWLHEEYEEIWNYTPAVATEDDHIWHCHMIYGKDPLNDSYGAVAILRSGNTCSENQQFNKTSGQCEAQGVDSGCPLSLAGNPINFATGYKIQTENDYSTVHSHPSANPLDFSRFYRSVDGVWRHSYSSRLSLEENLITLINLDGSRSFFEKKGTSYEARPPETGTLVYQSDRWSYHAPNNRSLEFDSNGRLIALIKSGSELSIAYLDNIATVTDGFGKTLKFTEDTLKQPLIVTAGDVSISYTYNNYKQLTSMTKTYPTHTENKQYLYEDPKDSRLLTGIIDERGVRYATWTYDAQGRAITSEHATGIEKISVGYNPDGSSTVINALGKETRYQFELIQGVKRIKSIAGLPSANCPDSNSTFTYDTRGRLTTKTDNNGNITTYLYNDRGLEISRTEASGTSQARTITTEWHPTLYSPVRINEADRSIQYTYDTQGRQLSKTIISR
- a CDS encoding formate dehydrogenase subunit gamma, whose amino-acid sequence is MPDETLHLPLIHSVLAREKDTPGALLPILHAIQAGCGYVPDSAVPEIAHALNLSLAEVRGVISFYHDFRTTPPARHTLRLCRAESCKSMGAEALAAQLREQLALDDHGTSADGSISLRPVYCLGACVCSPALELDGELHARITPERLRQLVNDCMEEGAC
- a CDS encoding helix-turn-helix domain-containing protein is translated as MTQIAQLISTLKQRLKAAGMTYRDVAQALDLSEPSVKRLLASGRLTLERLAQFCDLLGLTMAELLQEAERSTPRLHMLTREQEAQLVSDEKLLLVAVCALNHWSLEDMVSAYCVSKAECIKHLLVLERMGLADLKPGNRIRLLVARDFDWLPDGPIRGFFLRQGLPDFMASRFDAPDETLHFAHGMLTKPAYAQLQVEIHKLRSKLAALHNESLSAPLSEKRGTALLLAMRVWEPQVFRKLKRG
- a CDS encoding formate dehydrogenase beta subunit — its product is MLTLCIPRDSVARAVGADKVADALVREAERRQLPLTVLRTSSRGLYWLEPLVELDNAGVRLGFGPVTPADVPGLLDALAGDPGSHPLALGPVEEIPYLKSQQRLLFARAGITQPLSLDDYRARGGFLGLARSIQMDGADVVASVLDSGLRGRGGAAFPAGIKWRTVRDAQGPQKYVVCNADEGDSGTFADRMLMEGDPFLLIEGMIIAGIAVGATMGYIYVRSEYPDAVSTLNDALHIAREAGYLGANVGGSGHTFELDVRVGAGAYICGEETALLESLEGKRGTVRAKPPLPALQGLFGLPTLVHNVLTLTSVPIILEKGAQFYRDFGMGRSLGTMPFQLAGNVRHGGLVERAFGLSLRELVEGYGGGTASGRPLKAAQVGGPLGAWVPPSQFDTPLDYEAFAAMGAMLGHGGVVVADDSLDMARMARFALQFCAEESCGKCTPCRIGSTRGVEVVDRLIASTEAGARQEQALLLQDLCDTLQYGSLCALGGMTSYPVASALKHFPADFGLATTEADQ